A window of Sulfurimonas gotlandica GD1 contains these coding sequences:
- a CDS encoding Fur family transcriptional regulator, whose protein sequence is MPTVTTDFNDRTIEYEQLLNDFKSLLKKNSLKFTIQREVILETLYNSDEHLTPESLHHLIQEKFPDLKTGIATVYRTLSLLEDSNMVTSLSFGAQGKKYELGAKNHHDHLICTECGNITEFVDEQIETRQHHIADELGFKMLDHSMQIYGICETCQQK, encoded by the coding sequence ATGCCAACTGTAACAACTGATTTTAATGATAGAACAATTGAGTATGAACAACTTTTAAATGACTTTAAATCACTTCTAAAAAAGAATTCTCTAAAATTCACTATTCAAAGAGAAGTGATTTTAGAAACTCTTTACAACTCTGATGAACATCTAACTCCAGAATCTTTACATCATCTTATACAAGAAAAATTTCCCGACTTAAAAACTGGTATAGCAACAGTGTACAGAACACTATCTCTGCTAGAAGATTCCAACATGGTAACTTCACTATCTTTTGGTGCACAAGGTAAAAAGTATGAACTTGGTGCGAAGAACCATCACGATCATCTTATCTGCACAGAGTGTGGAAATATTACTGAATTTGTAGACGAACAGATTGAAACTAGACAACACCATATTGCAGATGAACTTGGTTTTAAGATGCTAGACCACTCTATGCAAATCTATGGTATATGCGAAACATGTCAACAAAAATAA
- a CDS encoding serine hydroxymethyltransferase — protein MSFLKEYDSEIFELCEKELERQTDHLEMIASENFTLPAVMEAMGSVFTNKYAEGYPAKRYYGGCEYADGVEQLAIDRACELFGCNYANVQPHSGSQANAAVYAGLLKAGDKLLGMDLSHGGHLTHGSKPSFSGQNYHSFTYGVELDGRINYDRVMDIAQITKPKIIVCGASAYAREIDFKKFREIADAVGAILFADIAHIAGLVAACEHPSPFPHAHVVTTTTHKTLAGPRGGMIMTNDEDIAKKMNSAIFPALQGGPLVHVIAAKAVGFKYNLSPEWKEYAKQVKANAKVLGEVMMKRGYDVVSGGTDNHLILVSFVGTDISGKDADAALGNAGITINKNTVPGETRSPFVTSGIRVGSPALTSRGMKEKEFEFIANKMADVLDDINNTELQASIKKELKALAQNFVIYNQSTY, from the coding sequence ATGAGTTTTTTAAAAGAATACGACAGCGAAATATTTGAGTTATGCGAAAAAGAGTTAGAGCGTCAAACTGACCACTTAGAGATGATTGCATCTGAGAACTTTACACTTCCTGCTGTTATGGAAGCTATGGGTTCAGTTTTTACTAATAAATATGCTGAGGGTTACCCTGCGAAACGTTATTATGGTGGTTGTGAATATGCTGATGGCGTTGAGCAATTAGCAATTGACAGAGCATGTGAACTTTTTGGATGTAATTATGCAAATGTACAACCTCACTCAGGGTCTCAAGCAAATGCTGCTGTTTATGCCGGTCTTTTAAAAGCCGGTGACAAACTTCTAGGTATGGATTTAAGTCATGGTGGTCACCTGACTCACGGTTCAAAGCCAAGTTTTTCTGGTCAAAACTATCACTCATTTACTTATGGTGTTGAGCTTGATGGTCGTATTAACTATGATAGAGTAATGGACATTGCTCAAATTACTAAGCCTAAAATCATTGTTTGTGGTGCTTCTGCATACGCTCGTGAAATAGACTTCAAAAAATTCCGTGAAATTGCGGATGCTGTTGGAGCAATTTTATTTGCTGATATTGCACACATAGCTGGTTTAGTTGCAGCTTGTGAGCACCCTAGCCCATTCCCTCATGCTCATGTTGTAACTACTACAACTCATAAGACTCTTGCTGGTCCTCGTGGTGGTATGATTATGACTAATGATGAAGATATCGCTAAGAAAATGAACTCAGCAATCTTCCCTGCACTTCAAGGTGGACCGCTTGTTCATGTTATCGCTGCTAAAGCTGTTGGTTTCAAATATAATCTTTCTCCAGAGTGGAAAGAGTATGCTAAACAAGTAAAAGCCAATGCTAAAGTTCTTGGTGAAGTAATGATGAAGCGTGGATATGATGTAGTATCAGGTGGAACAGATAACCACCTAATCCTAGTATCTTTTGTAGGTACTGATATCTCAGGTAAAGATGCAGATGCTGCTCTTGGAAATGCTGGTATAACTATCAACAAGAACACTGTTCCAGGTGAGACAAGAAGTCCATTTGTTACTTCAGGTATTCGTGTTGGTTCTCCTGCACTTACTTCTCGTGGTATGAAAGAAAAAGAGTTTGAGTTTATCGCTAACAAAATGGCTGATGTTCTTGATGATATCAACAACACTGAACTTCAAGCAAGTATAAAAAAAGAGTTAAAAGCATTAGCTCAAAACTTTGTAATTTATAATCAATCAACTTATTAA
- a CDS encoding type VI secretion lipoprotein TssJ — protein sequence MIFLIGCGSNPKATDSATSSSYDDSSPKGISISYDSSKKLNEYDNQPHVIPLVVYQLNNINSFEGLKKDKAGIIKLLSASKFDESVMSVNKYFISPNETKELLLERADYMGWFVTMMTKW from the coding sequence ATGATTTTTTTAATAGGCTGTGGAAGTAATCCAAAAGCAACCGACTCTGCTACTTCAAGTAGCTATGATGACTCTTCACCAAAAGGTATCTCTATAAGCTATGACAGTAGTAAAAAATTAAACGAATATGATAATCAGCCACACGTTATACCTTTAGTAGTTTATCAACTTAACAATATAAACAGTTTTGAAGGTCTTAAGAAAGACAAAGCCGGAATAATAAAGCTTTTATCGGCGAGCAAGTTTGATGAAAGTGTTATGAGCGTAAATAAGTATTTTATCTCACCAAATGAGACTAAAGAGCTGCTATTGGAACGTGCAGACTACATGGGTTGGTTTGTGACTATGATGACAAAGTGGTAG
- a CDS encoding CvpA family protein — MEFNYFDLVASVIILMLGLKGILNGFFKEVFGLVGIIGGIFVASRIGDAVGQALSDMIFKFENSAAISFAGFLVTLAIFWFFMIGVGYIFKKLSLLSGLGIFDRILGFVFGASKFFLIAAVIAHAAYNIKAIKSSIDGPMANSFLFPALVSTGAFIMKLDPVEISDDINSTIDKVTNEVTKSVKTSTQEVVEKTKKEIESKIQEKK; from the coding sequence ATGGAATTTAACTATTTTGACTTAGTAGCCTCAGTAATTATTTTAATGCTGGGTCTAAAAGGAATACTTAATGGATTCTTCAAAGAAGTTTTCGGACTTGTCGGAATCATTGGTGGTATATTTGTAGCGTCCCGCATTGGAGATGCAGTTGGTCAAGCTTTAAGTGATATGATTTTTAAATTTGAAAACAGTGCTGCCATTAGTTTTGCCGGTTTTTTAGTAACACTGGCAATCTTCTGGTTTTTTATGATTGGGGTTGGTTACATATTTAAAAAGCTTAGTTTACTAAGTGGCTTAGGAATCTTTGACAGAATACTGGGATTTGTATTTGGTGCTAGTAAGTTCTTTCTTATTGCAGCCGTAATCGCTCACGCAGCTTATAATATAAAAGCTATAAAATCTAGCATAGATGGCCCTATGGCCAACAGCTTTTTATTTCCTGCACTAGTCAGTACCGGTGCTTTCATTATGAAGCTTGATCCTGTTGAAATAAGTGATGACATCAACAGCACTATAGACAAAGTTACTAATGAAGTAACAAAAAGCGTAAAAACTTCTACACAAGAAGTAGTAGAAAAAACGAAAAAAGAAATAGAATCCAAGATACAGGAGAAAAAATAA
- a CDS encoding SPOR domain-containing protein, translated as MNEKNELNDIILNRGGSTGGNKKIVLAVATLGVILIIVVMLMSTLTPDAKDNLPQPIPLPQEEVASIPEPKDEPLFEEVKVIEENSKNNDNLDEIAQRLKQESQDSKTATKPKEVNKIVKTTPKAETKKVAEVKKETPKAEEANAQAYFVQVGSFSKYAPNKKFLDSILSQGYRYKFHKVTNDSKILNKVLVGPFYNEKEARAALRTIRSNIEAGAFLIKQ; from the coding sequence ATGAATGAGAAAAATGAATTAAACGATATTATTTTAAATAGAGGTGGTTCTACTGGTGGAAACAAAAAAATTGTTTTAGCAGTAGCAACACTTGGAGTAATTTTAATCATTGTTGTGATGTTAATGAGTACTCTGACTCCAGATGCTAAAGATAACTTACCACAACCGATTCCTCTTCCTCAAGAAGAAGTTGCATCAATCCCTGAGCCAAAAGATGAGCCACTATTTGAAGAGGTTAAAGTAATTGAAGAGAACTCTAAAAATAATGATAACTTGGATGAAATAGCTCAGAGATTAAAACAAGAATCTCAAGATAGTAAAACAGCTACTAAACCTAAAGAAGTAAACAAAATAGTAAAAACAACTCCTAAAGCAGAGACTAAAAAAGTAGCTGAAGTTAAAAAAGAGACTCCAAAAGCTGAAGAAGCCAATGCTCAAGCATACTTTGTTCAAGTTGGTTCTTTTTCAAAATATGCACCAAATAAAAAATTCTTAGATTCTATTCTAAGCCAAGGTTATAGATATAAGTTTCACAAAGTAACTAATGATTCTAAAATACTAAATAAAGTGCTTGTAGGACCTTTTTACAATGAAAAAGAAGCAAGAGCTGCTTTAAGAACGATTAGAAGTAATATAGAAGCTGGTGCTTTCTTAATTAAACAATAA
- a CDS encoding DUF1882 domain-containing protein, protein MTAMDLKLIKMVSDHYWIKRDTVVEKLTFKGRTFYNKFEKVNAPLTQSIINQHIKGEITVAHSIVNSRSKVENIVIDYNGRDPERFYHKAQLLLREEGYINFTAYQTKTEGHLHVYIHKGHTTLQEAIQLGKMISMKLAAKQPKQWRMFPNADMPDEYNILTLPYEVYAKERGASWSKHM, encoded by the coding sequence ATGACTGCAATGGACTTAAAACTTATTAAAATGGTGAGTGACCACTACTGGATAAAAAGAGATACAGTAGTTGAGAAACTTACATTTAAAGGCCGTACTTTTTACAACAAATTTGAAAAAGTAAATGCTCCGCTTACGCAGTCAATTATCAACCAACATATTAAAGGTGAAATAACTGTTGCACACTCTATCGTTAACAGCCGTTCTAAAGTTGAAAATATTGTAATCGACTATAATGGTAGAGATCCTGAGAGATTTTATCACAAAGCTCAACTTCTTCTTCGTGAAGAAGGTTATATCAACTTTACTGCCTATCAGACAAAAACAGAGGGTCACCTTCATGTATATATTCATAAAGGTCACACAACTCTACAAGAAGCTATCCAACTTGGCAAGATGATTTCTATGAAACTCGCTGCTAAACAACCTAAGCAGTGGAGAATGTTCCCAAATGCCGATATGCCTGATGAGTATAATATTTTAACATTGCCTTACGAAGTTTATGCCAAAGAGCGCGGAGCTTCTTGGTCTAAACATATGTAA
- the lysS gene encoding lysine--tRNA ligase, whose protein sequence is MAFENKFIQQRIEKAQTLKEAGFNPYSNVSKRNTTIEKYLNVNSDIEHKEDKRDEKRHYIVSGRIKLLRIMGKASFLQIEDESGTLQIYLARDNLPEGFYNDIFKKLIEVGDIIEVGGYPFVTGQGELSLHADDFKLLTKAISPLPEKFHGVTDKEIRYRKRYLDLIMNADVRKTFKTRSKVISLTRRFFEDKGFLEVETPMMHPIAGGANAKPFVTHHNALGIDRFLRIAPELYLKRLIVGGFEAVFEINRNFRNEGMDATHNPEFTSIEFYWAYKTYKDLIRITKEYFEYLFDHLNLPTLLPYGDMEVNFNNFTEIALIESLTTIGGVPEEVVNDKEKIVEFLKSKDITVKPGQNLGQLQGELFDEFVEEKLIDPTFITEYPVEISPLARRSDLNPAITERFELFIAGREIANAFSELNDPVDQYERFKGQVDAKDAGDDEAHEMDEDFIDALSYGMAPTAGQGIGIDRLVMLLTNEHSIRDVLLFPAMKPIHNEEKTVEVEE, encoded by the coding sequence TTGGCTTTTGAAAATAAGTTTATACAACAAAGAATAGAAAAAGCACAGACTCTAAAAGAAGCTGGCTTTAATCCATATTCAAATGTGTCTAAAAGAAATACAACTATTGAAAAATATTTAAATGTAAACTCAGATATTGAACATAAAGAAGACAAAAGAGATGAAAAGCGCCACTACATTGTTAGTGGTCGTATTAAACTTCTTAGAATTATGGGTAAGGCAAGTTTTCTACAAATAGAAGATGAAAGTGGAACTCTTCAGATTTATTTAGCAAGAGACAACCTTCCTGAAGGCTTCTATAATGATATTTTTAAAAAATTAATTGAAGTTGGTGATATTATTGAAGTTGGAGGATACCCTTTTGTAACAGGACAAGGTGAACTATCACTTCATGCAGATGATTTTAAACTTTTAACAAAAGCAATCTCTCCTTTGCCAGAAAAATTTCACGGTGTGACAGATAAAGAGATTAGATATAGAAAGAGATATTTAGATCTCATCATGAATGCTGATGTTCGTAAAACATTTAAAACCCGTTCAAAAGTTATATCTTTAACAAGACGTTTCTTTGAAGACAAAGGCTTTTTAGAAGTTGAAACTCCAATGATGCATCCAATCGCCGGTGGAGCGAATGCTAAGCCGTTTGTAACTCATCACAATGCACTCGGCATTGATAGATTTTTAAGAATTGCACCAGAGCTTTACCTAAAAAGATTAATTGTTGGTGGATTTGAAGCAGTATTTGAAATAAATAGAAACTTCAGAAATGAAGGTATGGATGCAACTCATAATCCTGAGTTTACATCTATTGAATTTTACTGGGCTTACAAAACATACAAAGATTTAATAAGAATAACAAAAGAGTATTTTGAATACCTTTTTGATCATTTAAACTTGCCGACTCTGCTTCCTTATGGTGACATGGAAGTTAACTTTAATAACTTTACAGAGATAGCACTTATAGAATCACTAACTACCATTGGTGGTGTTCCTGAAGAAGTTGTAAATGACAAAGAAAAGATTGTAGAATTTTTAAAATCTAAAGATATAACTGTAAAGCCAGGTCAAAATTTAGGACAACTTCAAGGTGAACTTTTTGACGAGTTTGTTGAAGAAAAACTAATAGACCCTACTTTCATCACAGAGTATCCGGTTGAGATTTCACCACTGGCAAGAAGAAGTGACTTAAATCCGGCTATTACAGAGAGATTTGAGCTTTTTATTGCAGGTCGTGAGATAGCAAATGCATTTAGTGAGCTAAATGACCCTGTTGACCAATATGAAAGATTTAAAGGTCAAGTAGATGCTAAAGATGCAGGTGACGATGAAGCACATGAGATGGATGAAGACTTCATAGATGCACTAAGTTATGGAATGGCTCCTACAGCTGGTCAGGGAATTGGTATTGATAGACTTGTTATGCTACTGACTAACGAGCACTCAATCAGAGATGTTTTATTATTCCCGGCAATGAAACCTATACACAACGAAGAAAAGACTGTAGAAGTAGAAGAATAA
- a CDS encoding anthranilate synthase component I family protein, producing the protein MIYSKQFILDQLAPIAVYSKLKSMFKGEISHLLESAGQSDGNYSFICIGARERLQYINGETIYTDSDGLQHKKEENPFTFLKEYYKNIDTTEYKEATTELKIGYVDGFIGYIGYDMVKVFEPKLNSSMDNLKDELNTPDLDLMLPKLILVYSHKNHQITLVSTLKEMNYRFDSIENELKSPYEYVHMKKNIGNDKGSFAHSKEKFFQMIDDSKEMIRSGDVFQILMTNRFTRNIKVDPFSFYRILRTKNPSPYMFLMEYDDFNIVGSSPEVMVRLSEGELLLRPIAGTRKRGKNKHRDKELEEELLADPKELAEHLMLIDLGRNDVSRVAKTGTVKVEDMMHIERFSHVMHIVSDVTATLDDDKDMFDLFMATFTAGTMTGAPKIRAMELIAEYEGIKRGFYSGSVGYFGFDGNMDTAITIRTAMVKDDKVVLQAGAGVVADSQNELEYLEVTNKLGALVHSLEDLD; encoded by the coding sequence ATGATATATTCTAAACAATTTATACTCGACCAACTAGCACCTATTGCCGTTTATTCTAAACTAAAAAGTATGTTCAAAGGTGAGATTTCTCACCTTCTTGAGAGTGCTGGACAGAGTGATGGAAACTATAGCTTTATCTGTATTGGGGCAAGAGAAAGACTTCAATATATTAATGGTGAGACTATCTACACAGATTCCGATGGTCTACAACACAAAAAAGAAGAAAATCCTTTTACCTTTTTAAAAGAGTACTACAAAAATATAGATACTACTGAATATAAAGAAGCTACAACAGAGCTAAAGATTGGTTATGTTGACGGATTTATCGGTTATATCGGTTACGATATGGTTAAAGTGTTTGAGCCTAAACTTAACTCAAGTATGGACAACTTAAAAGATGAACTAAATACTCCTGATTTGGACTTAATGCTTCCAAAACTAATCTTAGTATACTCACACAAAAACCATCAAATCACTTTAGTTAGTACACTAAAAGAGATGAACTATAGATTTGACTCAATAGAAAATGAACTAAAAAGTCCTTATGAATATGTTCATATGAAAAAGAACATCGGCAATGATAAAGGAAGCTTTGCTCACTCAAAAGAGAAATTTTTCCAAATGATTGATGATTCTAAAGAGATGATTAGAAGCGGTGACGTTTTCCAGATCCTTATGACAAATCGTTTTACTAGAAATATCAAAGTAGACCCTTTTAGTTTCTACCGCATCCTTAGAACTAAGAATCCTTCTCCATATATGTTTTTGATGGAGTATGATGACTTTAACATAGTTGGAAGTTCTCCGGAAGTTATGGTTAGACTAAGCGAGGGGGAACTTCTTCTTCGTCCAATTGCCGGAACAAGAAAAAGAGGCAAAAACAAACATAGAGACAAAGAACTAGAAGAAGAACTTTTAGCAGATCCAAAAGAGTTAGCAGAACATTTAATGCTTATAGATTTGGGTAGAAATGATGTAAGCCGTGTTGCAAAGACTGGAACTGTTAAAGTTGAAGATATGATGCACATCGAGCGCTTTTCCCATGTCATGCATATTGTCTCTGATGTAACTGCAACACTTGATGATGACAAAGATATGTTTGACCTCTTTATGGCAACATTTACAGCAGGGACAATGACTGGAGCACCAAAGATACGTGCAATGGAGCTTATAGCTGAATATGAAGGTATTAAACGCGGTTTTTACAGTGGGAGTGTAGGCTACTTTGGTTTTGATGGGAATATGGACACTGCCATAACTATCAGAACTGCTATGGTTAAAGATGACAAAGTTGTACTTCAAGCAGGTGCAGGTGTTGTTGCAGATAGCCAAAATGAGTTAGAATATTTAGAAGTAACAAATAAACTAGGTGCTCTTGTACACTCACTAGAAGACCTTGACTAA
- a CDS encoding class II 3-deoxy-7-phosphoheptulonate synthase, giving the protein MSIWSPSSWREKPVLQQPTYPNKDELNKVLSELKNYPPLVFAGEARSLKSQLANVANGNAFLLQGGDCAESFSEFHASNIRDTFKALLQMAVVMTYAGGVPVVKVGRLGGQFAKPRSADTETIGDVTLDSYRGDIINGVDFTSEARVPDPQRMIKAYNQSAATLNLLRAFASGGLADLHQVHKWTLDFAHQSEISKKFEKLAEDIDTSLKFMEACGVTSKTYRTLRETDFYTSHEALLLPYEEAFTRKDSLTGDWYDTSAHMLWIGDRTRQLDGAHVEFLKGVKNPIGVKAGPSMDPDDLVRLAKTLNPENEAGRLNIIVRMGANKVGDGMPKLIRAIEREGMKVVWSCDPMHGNTIKSSNNYKTRPVDSILTEMKQFFQVHKAEGTFAGGVHLEMTGKNVTECIGGSFTVTEEDLSSRYHTHCDPRLNADQALELAFLIADTLKLANK; this is encoded by the coding sequence ATGAGTATTTGGAGCCCATCAAGTTGGAGAGAAAAGCCGGTTTTACAGCAACCTACTTATCCAAACAAAGATGAATTAAATAAAGTTCTATCAGAATTGAAAAATTATCCACCACTTGTATTTGCAGGTGAAGCTCGTTCATTAAAGAGTCAGTTGGCAAATGTTGCAAATGGGAATGCTTTTTTACTTCAGGGTGGAGATTGTGCAGAAAGTTTTAGTGAGTTTCATGCTTCAAATATTCGTGATACATTTAAAGCTTTATTACAAATGGCTGTTGTTATGACTTATGCCGGTGGCGTACCAGTTGTTAAAGTAGGTCGTCTTGGCGGTCAATTTGCAAAACCTCGTTCAGCAGATACTGAAACAATAGGCGATGTAACTCTAGACTCATATCGTGGAGATATAATAAACGGTGTTGACTTTACTTCAGAAGCTCGTGTACCAGATCCTCAGCGAATGATAAAAGCTTATAACCAATCTGCTGCTACTCTAAACTTACTTCGTGCATTTGCATCTGGTGGTTTAGCAGATTTACATCAAGTTCATAAATGGACGTTGGATTTTGCACACCAAAGTGAAATCAGTAAAAAGTTTGAAAAACTAGCAGAAGATATTGATACTTCACTTAAATTTATGGAAGCTTGTGGTGTTACATCTAAAACATACAGAACTTTAAGAGAGACAGATTTTTACACATCGCATGAGGCACTTCTACTGCCGTACGAAGAAGCTTTTACAAGAAAAGATTCCCTTACTGGTGATTGGTATGATACTTCTGCTCACATGTTATGGATCGGTGATAGAACTCGTCAACTTGATGGTGCTCATGTTGAATTTTTAAAAGGTGTTAAAAATCCTATTGGAGTTAAAGCTGGACCATCAATGGATCCGGACGATTTAGTTAGATTGGCTAAAACATTAAATCCAGAAAATGAAGCTGGTCGCTTAAATATTATTGTTAGAATGGGTGCAAATAAGGTTGGTGATGGTATGCCTAAACTTATTCGTGCAATAGAAAGAGAAGGGATGAAAGTTGTTTGGAGTTGTGATCCAATGCATGGTAATACTATAAAATCATCAAATAACTATAAAACTCGTCCTGTAGATTCTATTTTAACAGAGATGAAACAGTTCTTTCAAGTTCACAAAGCTGAAGGAACATTTGCAGGTGGAGTACACTTAGAGATGACTGGTAAAAATGTAACTGAGTGTATCGGTGGTTCATTTACTGTAACAGAAGAAGATTTAAGTTCTCGTTACCATACTCACTGTGATCCAAGACTAAATGCGGACCAAGCTTTAGAGTTGGCATTTTTAATTGCAGATACTTTAAAATTAGCAAACAAATAG
- a CDS encoding GGDEF domain-containing protein, giving the protein MQKDQLISLANKMCKELLSIIDEEEEATKEQVASYLTESAQLIMNLSEEDMTSAGFAETMFHNAYKDIAKKSLSSYANTNQNIEKLARMQEKTLMECHAQHIDLPSLTTKFNEIQNHMSDEVKKANEIITQLTTQVKTLEEKSNLDSLTKVFNRRALSTYLKNVCSNDKLHYEFHMLILDIDDFKNINDRYGHVAGDKVLIFIANILKKTLRDGDKVFRYGGEEFIIILNRIDDEHCKKITNRLLDLVRGNKLIYKGEGLRVTMSIGTTRYAEGDTPDSLVARADKALYKAKNSGKNQMYAEMK; this is encoded by the coding sequence ATGCAAAAAGATCAACTAATATCTCTCGCTAATAAAATGTGTAAAGAGCTACTATCCATTATAGATGAGGAAGAAGAGGCAACAAAAGAGCAAGTTGCTAGCTACCTTACTGAATCTGCACAACTTATTATGAATCTTAGTGAAGAAGATATGACTAGTGCCGGTTTTGCAGAAACTATGTTTCACAATGCCTACAAAGACATAGCTAAAAAAAGTTTATCTTCATATGCTAATACAAATCAAAACATAGAAAAACTTGCTAGAATGCAGGAAAAAACACTGATGGAATGTCATGCGCAGCATATAGACTTACCTTCACTTACTACTAAATTTAACGAAATACAAAATCACATGAGTGATGAAGTCAAAAAAGCAAATGAGATTATTACACAGCTAACGACTCAAGTAAAAACTCTAGAAGAAAAATCAAACTTAGACTCACTTACAAAAGTATTCAACAGACGCGCTCTCTCGACTTATCTTAAAAATGTTTGTTCCAACGATAAACTACACTATGAGTTTCATATGCTTATTTTAGACATAGATGACTTTAAAAATATCAATGACAGATATGGGCATGTTGCTGGAGATAAAGTTTTAATCTTCATAGCAAATATTCTAAAGAAAACACTAAGAGACGGAGACAAAGTATTTAGATATGGCGGTGAAGAGTTTATTATCATCTTAAACCGTATTGATGATGAACATTGTAAAAAAATTACAAACAGACTTCTTGATCTTGTTAGAGGAAATAAGCTTATCTATAAAGGTGAAGGGCTTAGAGTAACTATGAGTATAGGTACAACTAGATACGCCGAAGGAGACACGCCTGACTCTCTTGTTGCCAGAGCAGATAAGGCACTGTACAAAGCTAAAAACAGCGGTAAAAATCAAATGTATGCGGAAATGAAGTAA